One genomic region from Reichenbachiella ulvae encodes:
- a CDS encoding helix-turn-helix domain-containing protein — translation MNYQINEIKENSNQQALERLKQLIVNLGLSKAEFARKLGYKSPHPIYMILNGSNKISNSFIRKLELSTLRVNTEWLLHGDGEMRTKEILNLQYGNEVFHNGRVIYPRRLSKHQVLILALKFAELIYDSPEDYYFTIEVQSISKFGLGFVFTKFSSDPDPKFDEVTYAGIMHYVNINPEWKITGYYDSWRNSQETARCQNLLNDQVMDEFDSVIRKYLLDLHENFEFPEKDLFKSSITSHEGFITIYENLPRDHSSRPS, via the coding sequence ATGAATTATCAAATAAACGAAATTAAAGAGAACTCGAATCAACAGGCTTTAGAAAGACTCAAGCAACTCATTGTAAACCTTGGCTTATCTAAAGCAGAGTTTGCTAGAAAATTAGGTTATAAATCCCCTCACCCAATTTATATGATCTTGAATGGATCAAACAAAATCTCTAATTCGTTCATCAGAAAATTGGAACTTTCTACCCTTAGAGTAAACACTGAATGGCTGCTTCATGGAGATGGAGAAATGAGAACCAAAGAAATTTTAAACCTCCAATATGGCAATGAGGTATTTCATAATGGAAGAGTGATTTATCCCCGTCGACTATCTAAGCATCAAGTGCTTATTTTGGCATTAAAATTTGCAGAATTAATTTACGATTCTCCTGAAGATTATTACTTCACCATTGAAGTGCAATCAATATCTAAATTTGGTCTGGGATTTGTTTTTACAAAATTCAGCTCAGATCCAGACCCTAAATTTGATGAGGTAACTTATGCCGGAATTATGCATTATGTTAACATTAACCCGGAGTGGAAGATTACTGGGTATTATGATTCATGGAGAAACTCCCAAGAAACTGCACGCTGTCAAAATTTATTAAATGATCAAGTAATGGATGAATTTGATTCAGTGATAAGAAAGTATCTTCTTGATTTACATGAAAATTTTGAATTCCCTGAGAAGGATTTATTCAAATCAAGCATTACCTCACATGAAGGTTTTATTACAATTTATGAGAATTTGCCAAGAGACCATAGTTCACGACCGTCATGA
- a CDS encoding RHS repeat domain-containing protein produces the protein MGCRKLTYYHEEGIEKSPLRINSCLEEKNDSQIFYVDYSPFGMTFGHPNIDGDNKYLYNGKEVQQETDWYDYGARMYTPALGRWNNVDPLAEKYMDWSSYVYAINNPVRFIDPDGMRVSVEKQGDQEMVKNTVSENEAQYVKFKRNGEIRRGAMRRGIRKMNGDVSENFKDLNALVQSKDNYAIVTSNDVGEFHNSKYEDARVFTGAENAFGGIIEINGEFVTGKAGMFKASEGTKTKPHLIMVNGGLSKDNQSVTTSHEAYGHGYFFHKSGGDSDVYGHDYVKQFSVETGEDERIDLNKELAEHIEKVEKLTIKFIQDRNK, from the coding sequence ATGGGCTGTAGAAAACTCACATATTACCATGAAGAAGGCATAGAAAAATCGCCTCTCAGAATTAATTCCTGCCTAGAGGAAAAAAATGACAGCCAGATTTTTTACGTAGATTATTCGCCTTTTGGGATGACCTTCGGACACCCTAACATTGATGGAGATAATAAGTATCTTTATAATGGAAAGGAAGTTCAGCAGGAGACGGATTGGTATGATTATGGAGCTAGGATGTATACACCTGCTCTTGGAAGGTGGAATAATGTTGACCCGTTAGCTGAGAAGTATATGGATTGGTCGTCATACGTATACGCAATTAATAATCCAGTTCGTTTTATTGATCCAGACGGAATGAGAGTTAGTGTTGAAAAACAAGGAGATCAAGAAATGGTTAAAAATACTGTGAGTGAAAACGAAGCTCAATATGTAAAATTTAAACGAAATGGTGAAATTAGACGAGGTGCAATGAGGCGAGGAATTAGAAAAATGAACGGTGATGTAAGTGAGAACTTTAAAGATTTAAATGCTCTGGTACAATCTAAAGATAACTACGCTATAGTAACATCAAATGACGTTGGAGAATTTCATAATTCAAAATATGAGGATGCTCGTGTTTTTACTGGTGCAGAAAATGCATTTGGAGGAATTATTGAGATAAATGGAGAGTTTGTAACTGGTAAAGCAGGTATGTTTAAAGCGTCAGAAGGTACTAAAACCAAACCTCATTTGATTATGGTGAATGGAGGGTTATCAAAAGATAACCAGTCTGTTACAACTTCTCATGAAGCCTATGGTCATGGTTATTTCTTTCATAAATCTGGTGGCGATTCCGATGTTTACGGTCATGATTACGTTAAACAATTCTCTGTGGAGACCGGAGAGGATGAAAGAATTGATTTAAATAAGGAACTTGCAGAACATATTGAAAAGGTAGAGAAATTAACTATTAAATTTATTCAGGACAGAAATAAGTAG
- a CDS encoding tyrosine-type recombinase/integrase yields MTASNYQKTKEGFESYLKSKHFTRKSIKSRMVVLRLYCDWLDKENLEAESISYSDLLLYMKYRAKKGTSQKTIQHYMGTVRHFYDHLIREGKTINNPASEIEIKGIKRKVLYHILEPHELQALYNNYQEETPKGIRNKVILGLLVNQGLRTDELAKLEVKDIKLREGIIDVPGGIKSNSREMKLEAHQVMEMYDYTLRVRQLILEMKPKRTTQTKQETDKLFVGDGGNCYSFSNFMTQLMVKVRKLNPSVQNAKQIRASVITKWLRMYNLREVQYLAGHRYISSTESFLENEMEGLAEEVQQFHPLG; encoded by the coding sequence ATGACCGCATCCAATTATCAGAAGACGAAAGAGGGCTTTGAAAGCTACCTGAAATCAAAACACTTCACCCGTAAAAGCATCAAAAGCCGGATGGTTGTACTAAGACTGTACTGCGATTGGTTGGACAAAGAAAACCTAGAAGCGGAAAGTATTAGCTACAGTGATTTATTGCTTTACATGAAATACAGGGCTAAAAAAGGAACGAGCCAAAAGACGATCCAGCACTACATGGGAACAGTCAGGCACTTTTATGATCACCTGATCAGGGAAGGGAAAACCATCAATAATCCAGCCTCAGAGATAGAGATCAAAGGCATCAAAAGGAAAGTGCTTTACCACATACTAGAACCCCACGAATTACAGGCACTCTACAACAACTATCAGGAGGAAACACCCAAAGGGATCAGGAACAAAGTAATACTTGGGCTGCTGGTCAATCAGGGGTTGAGAACGGACGAACTGGCCAAACTGGAAGTAAAAGACATCAAGTTAAGAGAAGGAATAATCGACGTTCCGGGCGGGATCAAAAGCAACAGCAGGGAAATGAAATTAGAGGCTCACCAAGTCATGGAAATGTATGACTATACGCTTCGAGTGAGACAATTAATATTAGAAATGAAACCCAAACGGACGACTCAAACTAAGCAGGAAACCGACAAGCTTTTTGTAGGTGATGGAGGCAACTGTTACAGCTTCAGCAACTTTATGACTCAGTTAATGGTTAAGGTGAGAAAGCTCAACCCAAGCGTCCAAAATGCCAAACAGATTAGGGCAAGTGTGATCACCAAATGGCTAAGAATGTACAATCTAAGGGAAGTTCAATATCTGGCCGGCCATCGTTACATCAGCAGTACAGAAAGCTTTTTAGAGAACGAAATGGAAGGTCTGGCAGAAGAAGTCCAGCAGTTCCATCCGCTTGGCTGA
- a CDS encoding tyrosine-type recombinase/integrase yields MKKLSLQNSSYKYLEQSFREWLDVLGYAPSTVYNMPNLIRELFYYLEQRSVTNIKELDIHHIESYYQKLKERSNQRRGGGLSAAHLNKHIQALRKFIQYLRKVGRLQIPEINLENEETETKLTYLTGEEIKELFAAIPKATSTKNKSIETVQAIQARDRAMLAIFYGCGLRRNEGVSLDVGDINFDRSILHVRKGKNYKERLVPISKTNLKHLTEYIYDHRPELTKGSKTEALFIGYTNAKRMQGQSLTIRLRVLQYHTENIELQEKEIGLHMLRHSIATHFLQAGMKLESISRFLGHSSLESTQIYTHLAGIPIERVQPFDNIKNHDRIQLSEDERGL; encoded by the coding sequence GTGAAAAAACTAAGCCTCCAAAATAGCTCTTACAAATACCTCGAACAAAGCTTTAGAGAGTGGCTGGACGTGTTGGGTTATGCACCGTCTACCGTGTACAACATGCCCAACCTGATCAGAGAGCTATTTTATTATCTGGAACAACGGTCAGTCACAAACATCAAAGAACTGGACATCCATCATATTGAAAGCTACTATCAGAAACTCAAAGAAAGAAGCAATCAAAGGCGGGGCGGTGGCCTGAGTGCAGCCCATCTAAACAAGCACATCCAGGCACTGAGAAAGTTCATCCAATACCTTCGAAAAGTAGGCAGGCTGCAAATCCCTGAAATCAATCTGGAGAACGAAGAAACCGAAACCAAACTCACCTACCTGACCGGCGAAGAAATCAAAGAACTTTTTGCAGCCATCCCAAAAGCTACCAGCACCAAGAACAAATCCATAGAAACTGTCCAGGCGATCCAGGCAAGGGACAGGGCAATGTTGGCCATCTTTTACGGATGTGGGCTTAGGAGAAATGAAGGCGTGAGCTTGGATGTTGGGGACATCAATTTTGACCGATCGATCCTGCATGTACGAAAAGGAAAGAACTACAAAGAGCGGCTGGTCCCCATCAGTAAAACCAACTTAAAGCACTTGACCGAATACATCTACGATCACAGACCAGAACTAACCAAAGGAAGCAAAACAGAAGCGTTGTTCATCGGTTACACCAATGCCAAAAGGATGCAAGGGCAAAGCCTGACCATACGATTGAGAGTGCTGCAATACCACACAGAAAATATTGAACTACAAGAAAAGGAAATCGGCCTCCATATGCTCAGGCATAGCATAGCGACACACTTTTTGCAAGCAGGAATGAAACTGGAATCCATCAGCAGGTTTTTAGGACATAGCAGTTTAGAAAGTACACAGATCTACACCCACTTAGCAGGAATCCCAATCGAGAGAGTACAGCCTTTTGACAACATCAAGAATCATGACCGCATCCAATTATCAGAAGACGAAAGAGGGCTTTGA
- a CDS encoding helix-turn-helix domain-containing protein: MTLGEKIKLARMQKKISQQELGDIAETHQKNISKYEKDLVTPSALVLKKIADALDVTTDYLLGNEVDSAIKDTALLKQFKEVDSMPDDEKNALMKVISAYIRDFRTKAAYEV; the protein is encoded by the coding sequence ATGACCTTAGGAGAGAAGATAAAACTTGCTCGGATGCAAAAGAAGATTTCACAACAAGAACTGGGTGATATCGCTGAGACACATCAAAAAAACATATCCAAGTATGAAAAGGATTTGGTTACGCCTTCTGCTCTTGTGCTTAAAAAAATTGCTGATGCTTTAGATGTAACGACTGATTACCTACTCGGTAATGAAGTGGATAGTGCCATCAAGGACACTGCACTCTTGAAGCAATTCAAAGAAGTGGATTCTATGCCTGATGACGAAAAAAATGCGCTAATGAAGGTCATTAGCGCATATATTAGAGATTTTAGAACTAAAGCCGCTTACGAAGTTTAA
- a CDS encoding DUF922 domain-containing protein, whose product MRVITFFFLSLNSFVVQGQSEPQNDSLIYWDERELEWSDFTARVGLLEEIMGEAISYCTVLASTIDKDSCLYYEIYTVFNTNHSWVSGIQSSELLRHEQLHFDIVELHSRKIRKAIIDGVTQGDSQEEVGKRITSLINEVSVVQNDYDDETLHGQDADRQQEWVTKVRDSLKQYESYSSPTGNVFFPTSQND is encoded by the coding sequence ATGAGGGTGATCACTTTCTTCTTTCTATCTCTAAATAGTTTTGTGGTTCAAGGTCAAAGTGAACCACAAAACGATAGTTTGATTTATTGGGATGAAAGAGAGTTAGAGTGGAGTGACTTTACCGCTAGAGTAGGGCTACTAGAAGAGATTATGGGTGAAGCTATTTCATATTGTACGGTTCTTGCGTCCACTATTGATAAGGATAGTTGCTTATATTATGAGATTTATACAGTTTTTAACACGAATCACTCATGGGTCTCGGGAATTCAAAGCTCTGAATTACTAAGACATGAACAGCTCCACTTTGATATTGTTGAGCTTCACTCACGCAAAATAAGAAAGGCTATTATTGATGGGGTGACTCAAGGTGATAGTCAGGAAGAAGTGGGAAAAAGAATTACTTCATTGATCAATGAAGTATCAGTGGTTCAAAATGATTACGATGACGAAACGCTACATGGGCAAGACGCTGATCGCCAGCAAGAATGGGTAACTAAAGTGAGAGACTCCCTAAAGCAATATGAGTCTTATTCTAGCCCTACAGGAAATGTGTTTTTCCCAACAAGCCAAAATGATTAA